The genomic stretch gggcaaaataagagatttttactttgtcagctcagggattgaatctagaaaccttttggttactggccccacggtctaaccactaggctacctgccaccccacaataaacccctttgaattgaattaatCATGAGTGAGCAGCAGAATTGTATTGATTGTCCATTACAGGTGTACACAGGGAACATGTATAGCCTACAGAATGTTAAAACACCTCTGGAGAAAAGTTCCTATAGATGAGGTTTACATTATCAGGCTGACAGtcagtccatctagaaggctgacagacagtccatctagaaggctgacagtcagtccattagaaggctgacagacagtccatctagaaggctgacagtcagtccattagaaggctgacagacagtccatctagaaggctgacagacagtccatctagaaggctgacagtcagtccattagaaggctgacagacagtccatctagaaggctgacGGTCAGCCCATCTAGAAGGCTAACAGtcagtccatctagaaggctgacagaCAGTCCATCTAGAAGATTCACTAAAgcctggggtggcagggtagcctagtggttagagcattggactagtaaccaaaatggttgcaagttcatatccccaagctgacaaggtacaaatctgtcgttctgcccctgaacaacccactgttcctaggccgtcattgatatATAAGAATATTATTGcctgctggaccccaaaccatcacactaccaccaccacgctggtcTGTGAGCTGATGCTGAAGCACAGCTGTgtgtcatgcagcaagacaacgATCTAAAACAAACAATCaagctgtcgtgtctttggctatacCGGATTaaatgatatgacatgctattctataaaatcatttctctgtaattaatattacctgattgagctactCAGGTAAATAATTAAACTAGAAAGTCGGTGCACCATGAaagaatgtttatagagctgttatcttccaagtaaactcttaaagacctggtcatcttttacatcagtagcagtcaatatttaatcctcaccttatttagtctcaaccaagaatttacaactttcagatatcttcacgaaccctggctaacaagttgaatcagcaatacaacatttggtttaattatttatttactaaatacctaactaatcacgcagaattacatatacacagaatgaatcatacattGATGGACCTGGTGAACAGAGCCGATATAgaggctggttacacaaagaaaacgggctgggtttgagtgaaagagcgggaagactgaggaacaaagggagaagcgatgtctctatcataaatacagtatcttatgcattctaaattaccacccatatgaaaaaggagaatgcaataaatatttattctgagctgcgcttcggtagattGGTCGTCAATGGAAGGCCggtttgtcctttgaagaatgtctcttggtgaactggagcgtggtagaatggatactctgtccgtcctctcctagcccacATTTAGCGActgctgctaactcaacggctaggaggtatcacttctggagtgaataagagttcaaagttcataccaagttgccatacttttaaGCTCATGGTATATTCTGGCCggtatagtcgaaattcatcctttcGGCGTGTAGGTCATCACCTTCACATTGAAATTTGATGCCAATTGCGTTAGGTTCTTGCTGATGTTGGCTTAATTCTGTAGGTGGTGTTTGTCCTTTCAACGTGGAGATGGTAAGTCCTCACGTCCTTAGAACAGGTTATTATCTGAGCCCTTTTAACGTAGGACCGTCGCCCTAACGTCCTCGGAATAGaaagttacattttcgtcaaggggtTTATATAGGATTGGGAGAGAGGGCCGTGTTTCATAGTTGACAACCCAggtctgttcacttgggcggggcctctgagtgagcagagtGGTGTTCTCCTGACAAACCGTTCTTTCATTAAGAAGctaaaaattacatttaatcttctcacaaatagtttcatattgcacaacaattccatgtgaatctgataactagaatgtgtagatttTCCGAGATACAGTTTATTtcgtcctatcatcagtaatcatgtctcagacatcaactgaactgacatcatattcattaagtcccaacgcatattttcaactggttggattacccaAATATGGTTCCGTTTCCCACCTTCTGATGTCACCAGACTCTCTACGTTAACAAAATggattttcaatagtcacatcggtagagtagagagaggaaaaaggtatttatgggggtcataaacctccccctcaggccaacatcatgacaaagtctacatgaaaatgtctAAGAAAGCAACAAATTGGAAGTTTTGGAAAGTCAAAGTTGGTATGTATCGTCAAGTGAACATATATTTACAGTTAAACATAGATGGGGCCTGAGATCCTAGTGAACATATATTTACAGTAAAGATCCTAGTGAACATATATTTACAGTAAAGATCCTAGTGAACCTATATTTACAGTAAACATAGATGGGCCTGAGATCCTAGTGAACATATATTTACAGTTAAACATAGATGGGCCTGAGATCCTAGTGAACATATATTTACAGTAAAGATCCTAGTGAACCTATATTTACAGTAAACATAGATGGGCCTGAGATCCTAGTGAACATATATTTACAGTTAAACATAGATGGAGCCTGAGATCCTAATGAACATATATTGACAGTTAAACATAGATGGAGCCTGAGATCCTAATGAACATATATTTACAGTAAACATAGATGGGCCTGAGATCCTAGTGAACATATATTTACAGTAAAGATCCTAGTGAACCTATATTTACAGTAAACATAGATGGGCCTGAGATCCTAGTGAACATATATTTACAGTTAAACATAGATGGAGCCTGAGATCCTAGTGAACATATATTTACAGTTAAACATAGATGGGCCTGAGATCCTAGTGAACATATATTTACAGTTAAACATAGATGGAGCCTGAGATCCTAATGAACATATATTGACAGTTAAACATAGATGGAGCCTGAGATCCTAGTGAACATATATTTACAGTAAAGATCCTAGTGAACTTGTTCTTTAGGAGTGCACAATACACACTAGTATGGGTAGATTTCCTGGACAGATGAATCAAAGTCCTATTAGTTCATTTGTGTCCAGGAAAACAGGCCTATAAGTatatggtatctgttgctttaaGTCATCATGACAGAGAAAGGTATGTCAACTTGGATAGAGACATACTATATCATGCTACTAATGATCCATCGACTTAGACCAGAGGTCggtcatactgttcctgtagtgcCTCGGGTACTGCAGGAGTTTGTTCCAACTAGGCAAAACACCTGACCAATAGAGCTAATTGATTGGTTCGGGTGACCGCCTAAACTCAACACATCTACCTGGTCTTCCTGGTTGGTTAAATCAGAAACATGAAGTGGATCCAGGATCAGGTTTGCCTAGCgctgttttcactgtcttttcactgttgtttttatttctttactaacCTGTTGTTcccctaataccttttttttctctagcactattggttagagcctgtaagtcagcatttcaatgtgaggtctactacacctgttgtattcagcatttcactgtaaggtctactacacctgttgtattcagcatttcactgtcaggtgtactacacctgttgtattcagcatttcactgtaaggtctactacacctgttgtattcagcatttcactgtgaggtctactacacctgttgtattctgcatttcactgtgaggtctactacacctgttgtattcagcatttcactgtgaggtctactacacctgttatattcagcatttcactgtgaggtctactacacctgttgtattctgcatttcacagtgaggtctagtacatgtcgtggaaatttcctgtatttaccaaatcatgagagcaaaccacacacaagtcagagttagttatcacaaagtccatctttaattatatgagctccatcacaaccctgtgactctcagatcaattcagtgtctataaattaattCTTTGAGAGtaccttacacattgcaactgagatcctttatagcaaagacacacacatagccagaccGCATAGGCCATAAtctatcgttcagctttgtctcctaaactatgttattttctcaaactcagaaccataaaacaaaacctcaccaacaggcatatatcaaatccacccctcattgacaagatcacagagacacattgactggcacatagacattgtggagccaagagatacacgcttgacctctcccctctctgcggcccaagcaacttagtcctgacagagaacagatgacTGCAACccggccacagtattatacaaaaacaaacgttctgatgagaagtaacttacacacatataatgaatataaaacatcttacctatgttaccaactaattctgattatttcccaacatacacctgttatattcagcatttcactgtaaggtctcctacacctgttgtattcagcatttcactgtaaggtctactacacctgttgtattcagcatttcactgtaaggtctactacacctgttgtattcagcatttcactgtaaggtctactacacctgttgtattcagcatttcactgtaaggtctactacacctgttgtattcagcatttcactgtaaggtctactacacctgttgtatttagcatttcactgtaaggtctactacacctgttgtattcagcatttcactgtaaggtctactacacctgttgtattcagcatttcactgtaaggtctactacacctgttgtattcagcatttcactgtgaggtctactacacctgttgtattcagtgcatgtgacaaataaactttgatttgatttatactgTCGATCAAAGTCTTGGATAAGTGCTGCTATCGGTCACCTATAAATACTTAATTTCAGCACCTTCATTATTAACAACACAATAAAGCACTGTGCCAATAATCTCTTAAAATCTTGAACCACAATCTTCCCTTCTTTTCACAGCAATTCAGCTATTTCTCCATTAATCTCTCTTTGATTtgcacatcctctctcctcaccttctcaaATCTCATTGCAGAAGAAAATAAGAGGAGAGGGACCTCTCTTCCAATAAGGCTGATCAGGAGGCAAGGAGATAGAATCACAGACAGACTAACTTCAGACACAACATCCTTCTTTCCCAAAACCCTTAATTCTTCCTTCTCCAGGCTACGAACAGGGCCGAGACACCCAGGACAGCAGCCCCCAGGAAGTGGTATCCCCCAGGAAGTGGTATCCCCCAGGAAGTGGTATCCCCCAGGAAGTGGTATCCCCCTCCTCTTCTGGCTCCCTCCCCCTCCTGTTTCTGCTTCAGCTCAGGGACAACGCTAGCCATCATGGCCTTGAGCATGACCTCTGCCTCCACAGCCTCCGGGAGAGGACAGTTATCAGTGGAGGAGCCGTTGACGATGGTGACAGAAGGAGAAGTGGCTGGAGGTGGAGGATCAGGATGTTTGGTTGATGGGCTTGCGGCTTGGCCGTTGATGATGGTGACAGAAGGAGAAGTGGCTGGAGGTGGAGGATCAGGATGTTTGGTTGAGGGGCTGGCGGCTTGGCCGTTGACGATGGTGACAGAAGGAGAAGTGGCTGGAGGTGGAGGATCAGGATGTTTGGTTGAGGGGCTGGCGGCTTGGCCGTTGACGATGGTGACAGAAGGAGAAGTGGCTGGAGGTGGAGGATCAGGATGTTTGGTTGAGGGGCTGGCGGCTTGGCCGTTGACGATGGTGACAGAAGGAGAAGTGGCTGGAGGTGGAGGATCAGGATGTTTGGTTGAGGGGCTGGCGGCTTGGCCGTTAACGATCATAATCAGATCCCGAGAGTCGTCAGACTTACTAACTGCTTTCCCCAGACTGTCCTCAGCTTGGTCGTGCCGGTTCGGACCAGACGACAGCTCAAGTTCtgtagatccagagagaggtgtgATCTGCGATCGGCTGTTGTGGTTCTGAACTGGTGGGAGGGTTTCAGACACACCTGCATCCTTATTACCCAGCATGCTCTGTGTTTGGCCTTCCTGATTCTGGATGTACGCGTCCTCAGACACATGAATTACATTGATCAGCACCTCCTGGTACGTGTCCTCCTCAGGCTCGTTACGGGACACGTGTTCCTCATGCTCCTGACATGGCAGAGGCGTTACACTAGTCAGAGGGCCTGGAACACTAGACAAGTGGTCTAGGACCACAGCAGGACAAGTCACAGCAGCAGGACAAGTCACAGCAGCAGGACAGATCACAGCAGCAGGACTCGTCACAGCAGTAGGACAGGTCACAGCAGCAGGACAGGTCACAGGAGCAGGACTCGTCACAGCAGCAGGACTCGTCACAGCAGTAGGACTTGTCACAGCAGCATGACAGGTCACAGCAGCAGGACAGGTCACAGCAGCAGGACAGGTCACAGCAGCAGGACAGGTCACAGGAGCAGGACTCGTCACAGCAGCCGGCTCAGGGTCCAACACTGACCGGCTATCCATCTGCAGAAGCCATGAGCCTCCTGAGTATGGCTGGTTCTCACTGAGGAGAACGTCAGGCTTGCTGAGCTCCCAGTTATCCTCATCCATGAAGGTATGCCCCGGGGACGAGGCTGGTGTCGTGACCGGGGAGAAGTGACGGCTCTCGGGGGGGCTCTGAGGCGGCACGGCGTGCTGGTCGTCTGCAGTCACCTGGAGGAGAGCTTTAAGTTCCCACTTCCCGTCAATGTTTTCAACTCTTCGCTGAAAATTCAAAACGTAGATGTGGTCAACAGATTTCATTTCATTAGTAAGATAAACTGAATTTAACTCTATCTAGTCAGTAAACATACAAAATCTAAAATCTACTATTCACCTGAGTTGCAGTTGGATCAGAGTCCTCTACTGGCCTCTGGTGGAAGGAGATCACTTTGGCTGTTGGTGGCGTGGCGTCCTGAACTGGACCTTTCTCAGGGGCCTGGACCGAGGCAGGGGCAGCAGCGGTGGGGGTGTATTCAGTTTGGGACAGGGTTGGCTTTAGATCTGACACAGGCAAGGTGAGAGTGGTTTCAGACAGGACTATATGAGATGGGTTATCCTCCAGAGATCCCGTTTCTACAGGACCAGGCTGGGAGGAGGCAGCGTTATCGGAGTGAGAGAGTGGAGGCTGTGGTTCAGAGACCACTGTGGGCTCCACTTTCACTGAGACAGGCAAAGGTGCTGCCTGGGTGGCTGTGACAGGTTTTACTGCTGCTTCGAGAGCCTGTGGAACTGGCTCTGGAGAGGCACCAGCGATGGGAGCCTCAACAACTGAACTTGTGGGGACTATTGGCTGGCCACCATCCTCCGGACAGGCAGCAATCTCAGGGCTGAGTGACTCTGAAGGTGGTGCTGGCTGAGCTGGGAGGACCATAGAAGATGTAGAGTCATCAGAGCTCTCTGAGATGGGCAGAGATGGGCTGGtaggaggagcagcaggagaacGATCTGGAGAAACAAAAGCAGATTGGACTTTTAAAAAGGAAACGAGTTGTGGTATATAAGAATAAGGCACATCAACATCGCCAACAGATTTACCCTCCATGTTATGTCTAAGATTTATCGTAATGGTGAAACCTGGTGGAAAATGTCCTGAGATGAATCAAGTGGACCAGTCGTTTACAGCATTTAATCAATTAtattattttaactaggcaagtcagttaaaaacaaattcttatttacaatgacggcctaggaacagttgggtaactgccttgttcagggggcagaacaatagatgtttaccttgtcagctcagggattcgatctagcaatctttcagttactctaaccactaggctacctgccacccctaataAATTCTGGCTCTGGGGAGCTTATAAAGCCCTTTATCCATCACCcttataaagccctttatacatcacccttataaagccctttatacatcacccttataaagccctttatacatcacccttataaagccctttatacaccacccttataaagccctgtatacatcacccttataaagccctttatacaccacccttataaagccctttatacaccacccttataaagccctgtatacatcacccttataaagccctttatacaccacccttataaagccctttatacaccacccttataaagccctttatacACCACCCTTATAAAACCCTTTATACATCACCcttataaagccctttatacaccacccttataaagccctgtatacatcacccttataaagccctttatacACCACCCTTATAAAACCCTTTATACATCACCcttataaagccctttatacaccacccttataaagccctttatacatcacccttataaagccctttatccatcacccttataaagccctttatacATCACCCTTATAAAGCCCTTTATCCACCACCCTTATAAACCCCTTTATCCATCACCCTTATAAAGCTCTTTATACACCACCCTTATAAAACCCTTTATACATCACCcttataaagccctttatacatcacccttataaagccctttatacATCACCCTTATAAAACCCTTTATCCATCACCcttataaagccctttatacACCACCCTTATAAAGCCTTTTATACACCACCcttataaagccctttatacaccacccttataaagccctttattcatcacccttataaagccctttatacACCACCCTTATAAACCCCTTTATCCATCAcctttataaagccctttatccatcacccttataaagccctttatacatcacccttataaagccctttatccatcacccttataaagccctttatacATCACCCTTATAAAACCCTTTATACATCACCCTTATAAACCCCTTTATCCATCAcctttataaagccctttatacaccacccttataaagccctttattcatcacccttataaagccctttatacACCACCCTTATAAAGCCTTTTATACACCACCcttataaagccctttatacaccacccttataaagccctttattcatcacccttataaagccctttatacACCACCCTTATAAACCCCTTTATCCATCACCCTTATAAAGCCCTTTATCCATCACCCTTATAAAGCCCTGTATACATCACCCTTATAAAGCCTTTTATACATCACCCTTATAAAGCCCTGTATACATCACCCTTATGAAGCCCTGTATACATCACCCTTATAAAGCCCTTTATCCATCACCCTTATAAAGCCCTGTATACATCACCCTTATAAAGCCCTGTATACACCACCCTTATAAAGCCCTTTATTCATCACCCTTATAAAGCCTTTTATACATCACCTTTATAAAGCCTTTTATACAACACCcttataaagccctttatacAACACCCTTATATAGCCCTTTATTCATCACCcttataaagccctttatacATCACCCTTATAAAGCCTTTTATACAACACCcttataaagccctttatacACCACCCTTATGAAGCCCTTTATTCATCACCCTTATAAAGCCTTTTATACATCACCCTTATGAAGCCCTTTATACATCACCCTTATAAAGCCCTGTATACATCACCCTTATAAAGCCCTGTGTACATCACCcttataaagccctttatacATCACCCTTATAAAGCCCTGTATACATCACCCTTATAAAGCCCTGTGTACATCACCCTTATAAAGCCCTGTATTCAGTGCTGTAAAGAGACCCAGTTTAAAACCCCAAAGAGTGAGAAATGCTGGTGCAGaggcacagtggctaggaaaaactccctagaaaggcaggaccctaggaagaaacctaaagaggaaccggGCTCAGAGAGGTTGAACAGTACCAACAAAAAAAGTAACTTTCACCTCTCGTCATATCCACAATTTTGAACGGAGTCACAGACAAAGGTACTAGTGTCCAGTGATGTTTTATCACAGACAAAGGTACTAGTGTCCAGTGATGTTTTATCACAGACAAAGGTACTAgtggggtgtcctcggatggggccacagtgtctcctgacccctcctgtctcagcctccagtatttatgctgcagtagtttatgtgtcggggggctagggtcagtttgttatatctggagtacttctcctgtcctattcggtgtcctgtgtgaatctaagtgtgcgttctctaattctctccttctctctttctttctctttctcggaggacctgagccctaggaccatgcctcaggactacctgacatgatgactccttgctgtccccagtccacctggccgtgctgctgctccagtttcaactgttctgccttattattattcgaccatgctggtcatttatgaacatttgaacatcttggccatgttctgttataatctccacccggcacagccagaagaggactggccaccccacatagcctggttcctctctaggtttcttcctaggttttggcctttctaggtagtttttcctagccaccgtgcttctacacctgcattgcttgctgtttggggttttaggctgggtttctgttcagcactttgagatatcatctgatgtacgaagggctatataaatacatttgatttgatttgatgttttatCACAGACAAAGGTACTAGTGTCCAGTGATGTTTTATCACAGACAAAGGTACTAGTGTCCAGTGATGTTTTATCACAGACAAAGGTCAGAGTGTCCAGTGttgtttcactgtaaagtctgttttttatttgatttttacaACACACTttaaaataaagtttgatttaatttaatGGTGACTTACTGGTCTGGTTGTGCTTGGTCCACTCTGCCCTCAGTTCATCAGCCAGGTCCTGATGCTCCACCACCTCCAGAGCTAATATCAACTCTTCTGGCCAGTTCATTCTCTTCTGTACATAGTCCAGCAGGATCTGCATTGCAGCTGAGTTACCGACACAATTTTTCATGGCCTGGATCTCCTCCTAAGAATATGATGAATGAGAATATTTGAAAAACTAgaactgcgccacccgggaggcttttTGTGGTCTTCCAAAAATCggtatctgcgttgaaaaatcGTAATCGGTCGACCTgtagtccatacagaaatggtttgtcgagatcaatatgtaagaacttgactggcctgcaaagagccctgacctcaaccccatcaaactcctttgggatgaattggaacgccaactgcgaaccaggcctaatcgcccaacatcagtgtccgacctcactaatgcttttgtggctgaatggaagcaaaaccctgcagtaatgttccaacatctagtggaaagctgtCATAGCAgtgaaggggggaccaactccatattaatccccatgattttggaatcagatattgtccacatacttttggtcatgtagtgtacctgactatacacagccataaccaacccatacctgactatacacagccataaccaaccctaacccatacctgaCTAGACACAGCCATaaccaaccctaacccatacctgaCTATACACAGCCATAACTAACCCACACCCGAATAGACACAGCCATAACCAACCCATACCTGACTAGACACAGCCATAACCAACCCATACCTGACTAGACACAGCCATAACCAACCCATACCTGACTATTCACAGCCATaaccaaccctaacccatacctgaCTATACACAGCCATAACTAACCCATACCTGACTATACACAGCCATaaccaaccctaacccatacctgaCTAGACACAGCCATaaccaaccctaacccatacctgaCTAGACACAGCCATAACCAACCCACACCCGAATAGACACAGCCATAACCAACCCATACCTGACTAGACTCAGCCATAACCAACCCATACCTGACTAGACACAGCCATAACCAACCCATACCTGACTATTCACAGCCATaaccaaccctaacccatacctgaCTATACACAGCCATAACTAACCCATACCTGACTATACACAGCCATaaccaaccctaacccatacctgactatacacaggcataaccaaccctaacccatacctgaCTAGACACAGCCATaaccaaccctaacccatacctgactatacacagccataaccaaccctaacccatacctgaCTAGACACAGCCATaaccaaccctaacccatacctgaCTATACACAGCCATAACTAACCCATACCTGACTATACACAGCCATaaccaaccctaacccatacctgactatacacaggcataaccaaccctaacccatacctgaCTAGACACAGCCATaaccaaccctaacccatacctgactatacacagccataaccaaccctaacccatacctgactatacacaggcataaccaaccctaacccatacctgaCTATACACAGCCATAACCAACCCATACCTGACTAGACACAGCCATAACCAACCATTACCATGTATGTTAATAACCTGGTTTGCTAGAGGTTCCCAGGTcatttgttttgggggggggggggttctttaaCCTGTATTTCCAGAAAATCATAGGAAATGTTCTTTAGTTGATGCATACAGTCTCTAAACAATCCATGTCTGGTTGGAAAAGTGTTTTTTGGAACGGGAAATCGCCTATTGCAGAGGCATTCAACTTTGACCCTAAGAGGTCCGGAACCAGCtgattttctgttctacctgataagtaattgcacccacctggtgtcccaggtctaaatcagtccctgattagaggggaatcacccacctggtgtcccaggtctaaatcagtccctgattagaggggaatcacccacctggtgtcccaggtctaaac from Oncorhynchus clarkii lewisi isolate Uvic-CL-2024 chromosome 25, UVic_Ocla_1.0, whole genome shotgun sequence encodes the following:
- the LOC139383457 gene encoding proline-rich protein 36-like, with the protein product MKNCVGNSAAMQILLDYVQKRMNWPEELILALEVVEHQDLADELRAEWTKHNQTNRSPAAPPTSPSLPISESSDDSTSSMVLPAQPAPPSESLSPEIAACPEDGGQPIVPTSSVVEAPIAGASPEPVPQALEAAVKPVTATQAAPLPVSVKVEPTVVSEPQPPLSHSDNAASSQPGPVETGSLEDNPSHIVLSETTLTLPVSDLKPTLSQTEYTPTAAAPASVQAPEKGPVQDATPPTAKVISFHQRPVEDSDPTATQRRVENIDGKWELKALLQVTADDQHAVPPQSPPESRHFSPVTTPASSPGHTFMDEDNWELSKPDVLLSENQPYSGGSWLLQMDSRSVLDPEPAAVTSPAPVTCPAAVTCPAAVTCPAAVTCHAAVTSPTAVTSPAAVTSPAPVTCPAAVTCPTAVTSPAAVICPAAVTCPAAVTCPAVVLDHLSSVPGPLTSVTPLPCQEHEEHVSRNEPEEDTYQEVLINVIHVSEDAYIQNQEGQTQSMLGNKDAGVSETLPPVQNHNSRSQITPLSGSTELELSSGPNRHDQAEDSLGKAVSKSDDSRDLIMIVNGQAASPSTKHPDPPPPATSPSVTIVNGQAASPSTKHPDPPPPATSPSVTIVNGQAASPSTKHPDPPPPATSPSVTIVNGQAASPSTKHPDPPPPATSPSVTIINGQAASPSTKHPDPPPPATSPSVTIVNGSSTDNCPLPEAVEAEVMLKAMMASVVPELKQKQEGEGARRGGGYHFLGDTTSWGIPLPGGYHFLGAAVLGVSALFVAWRRKN